In the genome of Taurinivorans muris, one region contains:
- a CDS encoding (2Fe-2S)-binding protein — MDTAMVRINVDGEDMLVPAGISVAAAVLGHKHERHAFHNGRDGGPRSPYCLMGVCFECMLEIDGVKNVQSCLVPVREGMTVKRQYQAGKE; from the coding sequence ATGGATACTGCCATGGTACGGATCAATGTTGATGGGGAAGATATGCTTGTACCCGCCGGTATCAGCGTAGCCGCCGCTGTTTTGGGGCATAAGCATGAACGGCATGCTTTTCATAACGGAAGAGACGGCGGTCCCCGTTCTCCCTATTGTCTTATGGGGGTATGTTTTGAATGCATGCTGGAAATTGACGGCGTAAAAAATGTGCAATCTTGTCTTGTGCCAGTGCGTGAGGGCATGACAGTGAAAAGGCAATATCAAGCGGGTAAGGAGTAG
- a CDS encoding NAD(P)/FAD-dependent oxidoreductase encodes MADNMDLLIVGAGPAGLGAAISAQACGLDVAVADEYAAIGGQIFRNIHLPCIEHVLDKRTLEIGRTLVENFEKSGVRFHPNTTVWGMEGSEIFCKSLTEVKKISASKVLFATGGYERPVPFKGWTLPGVYTAGAAEMLFRSAGELPTRKSPVVLCGNGPLLMALAVHLIEHGVPISAWLDTGKFSSKLSALAYLGRIFHDMPYFKHGMRLALEILKANVPIITGVTNIEAHGGEFVEKVVFTKNGKTHELAASTLIRHEGVIPRIQIPDSLGMDLAWDTVQRYWYPKTDGFGRTSLNNVYITGDNSFVHGGEAAIWKGYVCGYAIAEDLGIVPDSEVKEKSQEYVRKMELLCRVREYLRHVFAPNPEIFNVSDDTIVCRCECVTAGEVRQAVKEGFTNPREVKIATRAGMGTCQGRSCGVALAEIIAQETGNKMEQVGILKNRQPFEPVFLADYCALHA; translated from the coding sequence ATGGCTGATAATATGGATTTGCTCATTGTCGGAGCGGGGCCTGCGGGGCTCGGTGCTGCGATTTCCGCGCAGGCTTGCGGGCTTGATGTTGCTGTTGCCGATGAATATGCGGCGATTGGCGGACAAATTTTTCGGAATATCCATTTGCCGTGCATTGAGCATGTTTTGGATAAAAGAACTCTGGAAATTGGCAGGACGTTGGTTGAAAATTTTGAAAAGAGCGGTGTTCGGTTTCATCCCAACACGACGGTATGGGGAATGGAAGGTTCTGAAATTTTTTGCAAAAGCCTCACGGAAGTGAAGAAAATTTCCGCAAGCAAAGTTTTGTTTGCAACCGGCGGATATGAAAGGCCGGTTCCGTTCAAAGGGTGGACTTTGCCGGGAGTTTACACGGCGGGTGCGGCGGAAATGCTCTTCCGTTCCGCAGGAGAACTGCCAACCAGAAAATCTCCTGTGGTACTTTGCGGAAACGGACCTTTGCTCATGGCGCTTGCGGTGCATTTGATAGAACACGGTGTTCCTATTTCAGCATGGCTTGATACGGGGAAATTCAGCAGCAAACTTTCTGCCCTTGCGTATTTGGGCAGAATTTTTCACGATATGCCGTATTTCAAGCATGGCATGCGTTTGGCTTTGGAAATTCTTAAAGCAAACGTTCCGATTATCACCGGTGTTACAAATATCGAAGCTCATGGCGGTGAATTTGTTGAAAAAGTGGTATTCACAAAAAACGGCAAAACGCATGAACTTGCGGCGTCAACGCTTATTCGTCATGAAGGCGTCATACCGCGCATTCAAATTCCCGATTCCCTTGGCATGGATTTGGCTTGGGATACTGTGCAGCGGTATTGGTATCCTAAAACGGATGGATTTGGCAGAACGTCATTGAACAATGTTTACATCACGGGGGACAATTCCTTTGTGCATGGCGGTGAAGCCGCTATTTGGAAAGGGTATGTCTGCGGATACGCCATTGCGGAAGATTTAGGCATTGTGCCTGATTCGGAAGTGAAAGAAAAATCGCAGGAATATGTCCGAAAAATGGAATTGCTTTGCAGGGTACGGGAATATCTGCGTCATGTTTTTGCTCCTAATCCGGAAATTTTCAATGTTTCTGACGACACAATCGTTTGCCGCTGCGAATGTGTGACGGCAGGTGAGGTGCGGCAGGCGGTGAAAGAGGGCTTCACCAATCCCCGGGAAGTAAAAATCGCCACCCGTGCAGGCATGGGAACATGTCAAGGCAGAAGCTGCGGCGTCGCCCTTGCGGAAATTATCGCCCAGGAAACCGGAAATAAGATGGAACAAGTGGGCATTCTGAAAAACAGGCAGCCTTTTGAACCTGTTTTTTTGGCTGATTATTGCGCATTGCACGCATGA
- a CDS encoding NAD(P)/FAD-dependent oxidoreductase: MLSSQKEYDIIIAGGGISGAAVAYGLISKNSRLKIAVLDAPTEINRASRTNVGLVWCQSKFADKPHYAKWGFLSRRAYPGLLQELQEVSGIKVPAYFEGGLIPVLSGQEYEKKGEYIERLRTVLGEYRGNMIDRTELERKLPKISFGPEVCGAAWCEEDGFLNPLALLRAYRLASVRSGVDFFNDTVVYSVEPKDDAYIVHTQLGGFSCERLVLACGLANKRLAQFVVRDLPIFADKGQVLLTERMPFVMPIPVLGCTQTVAGTVIIGFKHETRGHDATVIPHAVAQEGAWALKVWPELGGKRVIRSWPGLRVMPKDKVAIYSHLPGHEKVTVVNTHSAVTMAAAHTRHVAGYVLGKELHECAGDMTLKRFGYAV; encoded by the coding sequence ATGCTAAGTTCCCAAAAAGAGTATGATATCATCATTGCCGGCGGCGGCATAAGCGGAGCTGCCGTCGCGTATGGATTAATCAGTAAGAACAGCCGGCTTAAAATTGCCGTTCTCGATGCGCCGACAGAAATAAACAGGGCGTCCAGAACCAACGTCGGGCTTGTTTGGTGCCAGTCAAAATTTGCGGATAAACCGCATTATGCAAAATGGGGCTTTTTATCCAGAAGGGCGTATCCCGGACTTTTGCAGGAATTGCAGGAAGTTTCAGGCATAAAGGTTCCCGCTTATTTTGAAGGCGGATTGATTCCTGTTTTGAGCGGGCAGGAATATGAGAAAAAAGGCGAATATATCGAAAGACTCCGCACCGTTCTTGGCGAGTATCGCGGAAACATGATTGACAGAACCGAACTTGAAAGGAAATTACCCAAAATTTCTTTCGGTCCCGAAGTTTGCGGTGCCGCATGGTGTGAAGAAGACGGATTTCTGAATCCTTTGGCTTTACTTCGTGCATACCGCTTGGCATCGGTCAGGAGCGGCGTCGATTTTTTCAATGATACTGTTGTTTATTCTGTCGAACCGAAAGATGACGCTTACATTGTTCATACTCAACTTGGCGGATTTAGCTGTGAAAGACTTGTGCTCGCATGCGGGCTCGCCAATAAACGTTTGGCGCAGTTCGTCGTGCGGGATTTGCCGATTTTTGCGGATAAGGGGCAGGTTTTATTAACGGAACGCATGCCTTTCGTCATGCCCATTCCTGTGCTTGGCTGTACGCAAACCGTTGCGGGCACTGTGATTATCGGTTTTAAACATGAAACAAGGGGGCACGATGCCACTGTTATTCCCCATGCTGTCGCACAGGAAGGCGCATGGGCTTTAAAGGTATGGCCGGAGCTTGGGGGCAAAAGGGTTATCCGCTCTTGGCCCGGACTTCGTGTCATGCCTAAGGATAAGGTTGCCATTTACAGCCATTTGCCGGGACATGAAAAGGTTACCGTGGTCAATACGCACAGCGCCGTGACCATGGCGGCGGCTCATACCCGCCATGTTGCCGGGTATGTCCTTGGAAAAGAGCTTCATGAATGCGCAGGGGATATGACGCTTAAACGTTTCGGTTATGCGGTTTAG
- a CDS encoding tripartite tricarboxylate transporter TctB family protein, whose product MNISVKLRIVLEICISCFLLVCYFVFSIFQADMIEQTLSLALDQTLFPKAITITVIIMCFLLFYDSIRLYINHEKGVITPEIHEFYECSEERIPVGRILVYIGLLFSYLIGLYYIGFIYSTPVITLAVAGLLGIKRIFVAAISVIVFTIALYYASFYGLQILLPSGILFY is encoded by the coding sequence ATGAACATATCTGTTAAACTCCGCATTGTCTTGGAAATATGCATAAGCTGTTTTTTGCTTGTTTGTTATTTCGTATTCAGCATTTTTCAGGCGGATATGATTGAGCAGACGTTATCGCTCGCATTGGACCAAACACTTTTTCCCAAAGCCATAACAATCACGGTCATCATTATGTGCTTTTTGCTTTTTTATGACAGCATACGCTTATACATCAACCATGAGAAAGGTGTCATCACGCCGGAAATACATGAATTTTACGAATGCAGCGAAGAAAGGATACCGGTAGGAAGGATACTGGTTTATATTGGTCTGCTGTTCAGTTATTTGATCGGGCTTTATTATATCGGTTTTATATATTCAACGCCTGTCATAACGCTGGCTGTCGCAGGTCTGTTGGGCATTAAAAGAATATTCGTCGCCGCAATTTCAGTGATTGTGTTCACCATAGCTCTTTATTATGCGAGTTTTTACGGACTTCAAATACTGCTGCCCAGCGGCATATTGTTTTACTAA
- a CDS encoding DUF1786 family protein, with product MKTLYIEKNSHDIKIFRQENSSFQLLQEFSSARQEEYADFLKGLSPEQTYISIENSDFGFWNNIHKSHNPLAWVEKTKTRNSCTYQFDVRLEKLLSALALPKINERNFQEGITLIVENNYNFFAVLAYKNEIYAAFEHDITKLTPQTLQKNLEEFRFGWLPHEEVIKQNGSGCIIKDIPAEAEGFRPTFIACEHEECFNRFGRMISIENTKETMVQLLRAI from the coding sequence ATGAAAACACTTTATATTGAAAAAAATTCGCATGACATCAAAATATTCCGCCAAGAAAATTCTTCATTTCAACTGCTGCAGGAATTTTCCTCCGCCCGGCAGGAAGAATATGCCGATTTTCTGAAAGGCCTTTCTCCCGAACAAACTTACATTTCCATAGAAAACAGCGATTTCGGGTTTTGGAACAATATCCATAAATCGCATAATCCGCTTGCTTGGGTTGAAAAAACAAAAACACGAAATTCCTGCACGTATCAATTTGACGTTCGCCTTGAAAAACTTCTTTCCGCCCTTGCCCTTCCAAAAATTAATGAAAGGAATTTTCAGGAGGGCATAACATTGATTGTTGAAAACAATTACAATTTCTTTGCCGTTCTTGCCTATAAGAATGAAATTTACGCCGCTTTCGAACATGATATCACAAAACTCACGCCGCAGACACTGCAAAAAAATCTGGAAGAATTTCGCTTTGGCTGGCTCCCTCATGAGGAAGTCATCAAGCAAAACGGCTCCGGCTGTATCATCAAAGACATCCCTGCCGAAGCGGAAGGCTTCCGCCCCACATTCATAGCCTGCGAACATGAAGAATGTTTCAACCGTTTTGGCCGCATGATAAGCATAGAAAATACGAAAGAAACCATGGTCCAACTTTTGCGGGCAATATAG
- a CDS encoding RidA family protein: protein MAIQRFGTPKQGALPFAKAVAAGGFLYVSGQVPRDEKGEIVCGNMLTQAKVTLDNLKKVVESAGYGMQDIVKVEAWIDDPRDFVDFNKVYAQYFSAEHAPARVTVQAEMMSDLRVEVACVAYKAQ, encoded by the coding sequence ATGGCTATTCAGCGTTTCGGAACACCGAAGCAAGGGGCGCTGCCTTTTGCGAAGGCGGTGGCGGCAGGCGGGTTTTTATACGTGTCAGGTCAGGTCCCCCGTGATGAAAAAGGCGAAATCGTATGCGGCAATATGCTTACGCAAGCGAAAGTAACGCTTGATAATTTGAAAAAGGTTGTGGAAAGCGCGGGATACGGCATGCAGGATATTGTCAAAGTCGAAGCTTGGATTGACGACCCAAGGGATTTTGTCGACTTCAATAAAGTGTACGCGCAGTATTTCAGTGCGGAACATGCTCCTGCAAGGGTGACCGTTCAGGCAGAAATGATGAGTGATCTTCGTGTCGAAGTTGCTTGTGTCGCCTATAAAGCGCAATGA
- a CDS encoding fumarate hydratase produces the protein MRTIQAETITEAVKNLCIKACHQLPDDVYNAFHLLKETEKSPSAKLLLDDIIQNADIAKQGEIPICQDTGLAVLFVELGQDVHVNGNLEKALHEGVRQGYTEGYLRKSVVAEPLFERINTKDNTPAIIHYSICEGDTLKIRMAPKGAGSENKSMLKMLVPADGMEGVKKFVLETVKNAGPNSCPPLVIGIGLGGTMEIAALNAKKACVRDIDTHNPDERYARLEQELLTLINKTGIGVQGLGGTSTAIRVHIEWSPTHIACLPVAVNINCHAARHAEIIL, from the coding sequence ATGCGTACCATTCAAGCAGAAACAATTACGGAAGCGGTTAAAAATTTATGCATAAAAGCCTGCCACCAGCTTCCGGATGATGTCTATAACGCTTTCCATCTCTTGAAAGAAACGGAAAAATCCCCCTCCGCAAAACTTCTTCTGGACGATATCATTCAAAACGCCGATATTGCAAAACAAGGGGAAATCCCTATCTGCCAAGATACGGGGCTGGCGGTTTTATTTGTGGAACTGGGACAGGATGTGCATGTAAACGGCAATCTTGAAAAAGCTCTTCACGAAGGGGTCAGACAAGGGTATACGGAAGGCTACTTGCGAAAATCCGTTGTTGCGGAACCGCTTTTTGAACGAATCAATACAAAGGACAATACGCCCGCCATTATCCACTATTCCATCTGCGAGGGCGATACGCTCAAAATCCGCATGGCGCCGAAAGGTGCGGGATCCGAAAATAAAAGCATGTTAAAAATGCTTGTGCCTGCCGACGGAATGGAAGGCGTAAAAAAATTTGTTTTGGAAACCGTAAAAAACGCCGGACCTAACTCCTGCCCCCCGCTGGTCATAGGGATCGGGCTTGGCGGAACAATGGAAATTGCGGCTCTCAATGCCAAAAAAGCCTGCGTGCGGGATATTGACACGCACAATCCCGATGAACGCTATGCCCGGCTGGAGCAGGAACTTTTAACCTTAATTAATAAAACCGGTATCGGTGTGCAAGGTTTGGGCGGCACAAGCACCGCGATCCGCGTCCATATCGAATGGTCGCCGACCCATATCGCCTGCCTGCCAGTCGCTGTGAATATCAACTGCCATGCCGCGCGCCATGCCGAAATTATTCTTTAG
- a CDS encoding tripartite tricarboxylate transporter substrate binding protein: protein MNVKKLFGSVTAVALAVLFAAGSAAYAAAYPQKPITLISPYGAGGDSDIAARVWAEFAKKELGQPVLVVNKTGGGGLTGTMFASKARPDGYTLFLGQLGPCVMLPITTKAGGLNKDSFDMVARFATSNTGVVANADSPWTTLKDFEHDAKQNPQKYTFSDPSATSWLALAFKGWMHNNSVSAKVVQYTSGAEAATAVLGKHGDISFLFKANFDSLVKGNKLKLLAVGQKMEEYPNVPTFNDLGYAGNYIAWAAIAAPKGLPEEIREKLQAVTEKISKDPEFVNALKNVGFGIDYLDGAAFKQEVDKQYSDMQDFLKAMNLAVQ, encoded by the coding sequence ATGAACGTGAAAAAACTATTCGGTTCCGTAACGGCTGTTGCGCTGGCTGTGCTTTTTGCCGCAGGAAGCGCCGCATATGCAGCCGCTTATCCCCAAAAACCCATTACTCTGATCAGCCCTTATGGCGCCGGCGGTGATTCTGACATCGCCGCCAGAGTATGGGCTGAATTTGCCAAAAAAGAACTCGGTCAGCCTGTTCTTGTCGTGAACAAAACCGGCGGGGGCGGATTGACCGGCACAATGTTCGCTTCCAAGGCAAGACCTGACGGGTATACCCTTTTCTTAGGACAGCTGGGACCTTGCGTCATGCTGCCCATCACGACAAAAGCCGGCGGGCTGAACAAAGACAGTTTCGACATGGTCGCCCGTTTTGCAACGTCCAATACCGGTGTTGTTGCGAATGCCGATTCTCCGTGGACAACATTAAAAGATTTTGAACATGACGCAAAGCAAAATCCTCAAAAATACACGTTCAGCGACCCTTCCGCCACAAGTTGGCTCGCATTGGCGTTTAAAGGCTGGATGCACAATAATTCCGTTTCCGCCAAGGTTGTGCAATATACGAGCGGAGCGGAAGCCGCAACTGCCGTTCTTGGAAAGCATGGCGATATCTCATTTCTTTTTAAAGCAAACTTTGATTCCCTCGTGAAAGGAAATAAATTGAAATTATTGGCTGTCGGTCAAAAAATGGAGGAATATCCGAATGTGCCCACATTCAATGATTTGGGGTATGCGGGCAACTATATTGCTTGGGCAGCCATTGCAGCCCCTAAAGGTTTGCCGGAAGAGATCAGGGAAAAACTTCAAGCCGTGACGGAAAAAATCAGCAAAGACCCCGAATTTGTCAATGCGCTGAAAAATGTCGGATTTGGCATAGATTATCTTGACGGTGCGGCTTTCAAGCAAGAAGTCGATAAACAATATTCGGATATGCAAGACTTTTTAAAAGCTATGAATTTAGCTGTGCAATAG
- a CDS encoding Fe-S-containing hydro-lyase, with translation MSQNRVHIDAPFSQKTAQKLRAGDLVLISGTIIAARDAAHKRLTESLAKGEQLPLNLEKAVIYYVGPSPARPGRPIGSAGPTTSGRMDAYTPALIEQCKISGMIGKGYRSQAVVEAMKKAKIPYLVTIGGAGALIAQSIKKYTVLAYEDLGAEAIAQMEIENFPAIVAIDCLGNNFYEIGQAPYREL, from the coding sequence ATGAGCCAAAACAGAGTCCATATTGACGCCCCTTTTTCCCAGAAAACAGCTCAAAAACTCCGCGCAGGCGACCTTGTCCTCATTTCCGGAACTATCATCGCGGCGCGTGACGCCGCCCACAAACGCCTTACCGAAAGCCTTGCGAAAGGTGAACAGCTGCCGTTAAATCTTGAAAAAGCCGTCATTTATTATGTCGGTCCGAGCCCCGCCCGCCCTGGTCGCCCCATAGGTTCTGCAGGCCCGACAACTTCCGGCAGAATGGACGCCTACACTCCCGCTCTTATCGAGCAATGCAAAATCAGCGGAATGATAGGAAAAGGTTATCGCAGCCAAGCCGTTGTCGAAGCCATGAAAAAGGCGAAAATTCCTTATCTTGTCACTATCGGCGGAGCAGGAGCCCTTATCGCCCAAAGCATAAAAAAATATACGGTCCTCGCCTATGAAGATTTGGGAGCCGAAGCCATTGCGCAAATGGAAATTGAAAATTTCCCCGCTATCGTTGCCATTGACTGTCTTGGCAACAATTTCTATGAAATAGGGCAAGCCCCGTACAGGGAACTTTGA
- a CDS encoding tripartite tricarboxylate transporter permease, translating to MIEDVVLGLISILNPASILAIAFGLAVGLLFGSIPGISGIMAISILLPLTFYVSPLVGIPMLLGIYKAGIYGGSITAVLLNTPGAPPAICTAMSGFPMAQRGQAGKALNAALVGSVYGDMFSNLLLILVAAPISYIAMKIGPAEQFCLLLLALTVVGSISGNSILKGMTCAGFGILLSMVGVSGVSGAIRFTFGSDYLLSGIQLIPMVIGLLCLPEIIHQVGTCAKNYITQKIDLKSENGRLTWKEFKQNSYLLFRSSVIGSIIGTMPGLGASPAAFMAYSDAQRRSKDPEAFAKGNIEGVLAPEAANNATTGSAMIPLLTLGIPGDDVTAVLMGAFLIQGITPGPNIFFEHTQVVYGIFGSLILCDILLYIIAKFGFRIWIKIVDLPRSLIFSSVTIFAFIGTYSINQSLFDIFCLICFGIMGYLMRIFHFSAGAMIIGFILGPILEKAYDQSMSLSGGSYMIFFESPVAVLLLLMTLAGMISIYRMRVRKYKKLMEKTLS from the coding sequence ATGATTGAAGATGTCGTCCTTGGGCTTATTTCAATTCTTAATCCCGCTTCAATATTGGCTATTGCATTCGGTTTGGCGGTTGGCTTGCTTTTTGGCTCTATTCCCGGAATTTCAGGCATAATGGCAATATCCATTTTGCTTCCTTTGACTTTTTATGTGAGTCCCCTTGTCGGTATTCCCATGTTGTTAGGCATTTATAAAGCAGGTATTTACGGAGGGTCAATCACTGCCGTCTTATTGAACACTCCCGGTGCTCCGCCTGCCATCTGCACGGCTATGAGCGGTTTTCCCATGGCACAGCGCGGGCAGGCGGGAAAAGCCTTGAATGCCGCCTTGGTCGGGTCGGTTTATGGCGATATGTTCAGTAACTTGCTGCTTATCTTAGTTGCGGCGCCGATTTCCTATATTGCTATGAAAATCGGTCCGGCAGAGCAGTTTTGCCTTTTGCTGCTCGCTCTTACCGTTGTGGGCAGTATTTCCGGCAATTCCATTCTGAAAGGAATGACTTGCGCAGGATTTGGCATTTTGCTTTCCATGGTGGGAGTTTCAGGCGTAAGCGGGGCAATTCGTTTTACTTTCGGCAGTGATTATTTACTGTCAGGCATTCAGCTTATTCCTATGGTGATCGGTTTGCTTTGTTTGCCGGAAATCATTCATCAGGTGGGAACGTGCGCAAAAAATTACATAACGCAAAAAATTGATTTGAAAAGTGAGAACGGACGGCTGACTTGGAAAGAGTTTAAGCAAAATTCGTATTTGTTATTCCGTTCTTCCGTGATCGGTTCGATTATCGGCACAATGCCGGGACTTGGGGCTTCTCCCGCGGCTTTCATGGCATATTCTGATGCCCAGCGGCGCTCAAAAGATCCGGAAGCTTTTGCAAAAGGAAATATCGAAGGGGTTCTTGCCCCGGAAGCGGCAAATAACGCCACAACCGGCTCTGCCATGATTCCGCTTTTGACGCTCGGTATTCCCGGTGATGATGTGACCGCGGTTTTAATGGGGGCGTTCCTTATTCAGGGCATAACTCCGGGACCGAACATTTTCTTTGAACATACGCAGGTTGTTTACGGTATTTTCGGGTCTTTGATACTCTGCGATATTTTGTTGTATATCATTGCCAAATTTGGTTTCAGGATTTGGATTAAAATTGTGGATTTGCCAAGAAGCCTGATTTTTTCAAGCGTGACCATTTTCGCATTTATAGGAACGTATTCGATAAATCAAAGTTTATTTGATATTTTCTGTCTTATTTGCTTTGGCATTATGGGATATTTGATGCGTATTTTTCATTTCAGCGCGGGAGCGATGATCATCGGTTTCATTTTAGGTCCGATTTTGGAAAAAGCCTATGACCAAAGCATGAGTTTATCCGGCGGAAGTTATATGATTTTCTTTGAAAGTCCTGTTGCCGTGCTTTTACTGCTTATGACGCTTGCGGGCATGATTAGCATTTACCGCATGCGTGTAAGGAAATATAAAAAATTAATGGAAAAAACATTGTCTTAG
- a CDS encoding septal ring lytic transglycosylase RlpA family protein — MNRIRILCRNVLSGVLLVSLSVLCLADTVFAQEAHSGYASWYGPGFHARLTANGEHYDMYGLTAAHREWAFGTLVEVYNRDNKRKCIVRVNDRGPVSKSFLMDLSYGASMAISSSKAGKARVFLTIVGNSDGVFDKERSFYLFLDDEIVLPQKLDMDDLTQDEEYYRNIAGGVEIFQLTQKHIRRLYQANIVNAPNLLVSIGNKICLGPYETFKDAELDYHKIATQYVHAALWLEKTDKAIRLVTE, encoded by the coding sequence ATGAATAGGATACGAATATTATGCCGTAACGTGCTGTCAGGTGTTTTGCTTGTTTCATTGAGTGTGCTTTGCCTTGCCGATACTGTTTTTGCGCAGGAAGCGCATTCCGGATATGCTTCATGGTATGGTCCGGGATTTCATGCAAGATTGACGGCAAACGGCGAACACTATGACATGTATGGCTTGACTGCGGCGCACAGGGAATGGGCGTTCGGTACCCTTGTGGAAGTTTACAACCGTGACAACAAGCGAAAATGCATTGTCCGCGTTAACGACAGAGGACCTGTTTCCAAGTCTTTTCTTATGGATTTATCCTATGGGGCTTCCATGGCGATAAGTTCTTCCAAAGCGGGAAAAGCCCGTGTTTTTTTGACTATCGTAGGAAATTCGGACGGTGTTTTTGATAAGGAGCGCTCTTTTTACCTTTTTTTGGATGATGAAATTGTGCTGCCGCAGAAGCTGGATATGGACGATTTAACCCAAGATGAAGAATATTACAGAAACATTGCGGGCGGAGTTGAAATTTTCCAATTGACCCAAAAGCATATCAGAAGATTGTATCAGGCAAATATTGTCAACGCTCCCAATCTTCTTGTGAGTATCGGGAATAAAATTTGTCTTGGACCGTATGAAACGTTTAAAGACGCCGAACTTGATTATCATAAAATCGCAACGCAATACGTGCATGCCGCTTTGTGGCTTGAAAAAACGGATAAGGCGATACGGCTCGTAACGGAATGA
- a CDS encoding aspartate/glutamate racemase family protein: MFNGTVYQGGKLYYEIPVGILCLESYFPKMRGHLRNPHTYSFPTVMSVIKGLDIPKLLFNPAQEMVQPLIDAAKQLEREGVKAITGSCGFMALFQKEIAEAVSVPVFMSSLLQLPLIRIMHGEKANIGILTASKNALTPRHLEACRVDWDSVTVEGMEGNLEFWETIIEGKRTDFNVPELEREIVGTALRFIETGKLDALLLECTDLAPFARQIQEQSHVPVYDINSLMMLVHSTVRWKI, encoded by the coding sequence ATGTTTAATGGAACCGTATATCAAGGCGGCAAATTGTATTATGAAATACCTGTCGGCATACTGTGTTTGGAGTCGTATTTTCCAAAAATGCGTGGACATTTGCGAAATCCTCATACGTATTCTTTCCCGACGGTAATGAGCGTAATAAAAGGTCTTGATATTCCGAAACTTCTTTTCAATCCTGCTCAGGAAATGGTCCAGCCGCTCATTGATGCCGCAAAGCAGCTGGAAAGGGAAGGCGTGAAAGCCATAACAGGCAGCTGCGGTTTTATGGCTCTTTTTCAAAAAGAAATTGCGGAAGCTGTTTCGGTTCCCGTGTTCATGTCCAGCCTTCTGCAGTTGCCATTAATACGCATAATGCATGGTGAAAAAGCGAATATCGGCATTTTGACCGCTTCAAAAAACGCTTTGACCCCAAGGCATTTGGAAGCATGCCGTGTGGATTGGGATTCCGTAACAGTGGAAGGAATGGAAGGCAATTTGGAATTTTGGGAAACGATTATCGAAGGAAAGCGTACTGATTTCAATGTTCCCGAATTGGAACGGGAAATTGTGGGAACTGCGCTGCGGTTCATTGAAACGGGCAAATTGGACGCCCTATTGCTGGAATGCACGGATTTAGCTCCTTTTGCTCGTCAGATTCAAGAACAAAGCCATGTTCCCGTTTATGATATCAATTCATTGATGATGTTGGTTCATTCAACCGTCAGGTGGAAAATATAG